One genomic window of Thermus islandicus DSM 21543 includes the following:
- a CDS encoding 2-oxoglutarate dehydrogenase E1 component has product MELALESQGYLEALYRAYLEDPFSLPEEWRRYFSALALEDGRREPLAGEALDLAFLLKVERLVQAHRELGHLAARIDPLGRERPRPRALTLEAHGLSREDLARPLPPPFGAPSLGALLDRLEATYLGPVGWELAHVDPEERAWLLAQVESPWPRPDPETRRRLLRALMEASLFEEFLQRKYLGAKTFSAEGLESLIPLLQEAILEAARHGVREVVLGMAHRGRLNVLAHVVGKPFERIFREFEEIFPEGYSGDVKYHLGFSSDRETPFGPVHVSLNFNPSHLEFVNPVTLGRLRAKQDRFGDRERRRGLAILVHGDAAFIGEGIVQETLNLSGLPGYRVGGTLHVVANNQLGFTTLPSEYTSCPYPTDVAKMVGAPIFHVNAEALDELWFALRLALAYRQRYGKDVVLDLVGYRRRGHNESDEPTFTQAPMYALIAKKPAPWRVYAERLLAEGAVGEEELKAWQEAYLERLEAEFARVKAEPGPVVPHGLSGVWQGYVGGPDHRVPEADTRVPKEALKNLLVRLSTPPEGFRVHPKLKRFLEARQEMAEEKRPVDWAAAEALALATLAVEGHRVRLTGQDALRGTFTQRHAALYDYETGEPYVPLKHLAEGQAEVEIWNSPLSEAGVLGFEYGYSLDYPEGLVLWEAQFGDFVNVAQVYIDQFLASAEAKWNRLSGLVLLLPHGLEGQGPEHSSARPERFLQLAARDNLQIAYPTTPAQLFHLLRRQVKRPIRKPLVVLTPKSLLRHPEVVSPLEELAEGRFQKVIPERVKGARKVLLTSGKVYYDLLQRRRELGALDVAILRLELLYPFPEAELREALGFYPKKVPVVFVQEEPVNQGAWWYLSARFCGEIFGHPFSVVARPESPSPAVGSSKVHRLEQEELLEEAFK; this is encoded by the coding sequence ATGGAGCTAGCGCTGGAAAGCCAAGGCTACCTGGAGGCCCTGTACCGGGCCTACCTGGAGGACCCCTTTTCCCTGCCCGAGGAGTGGCGCCGCTACTTCTCCGCCCTCGCCCTGGAGGACGGCCGACGAGAACCCCTGGCGGGGGAGGCTTTGGACCTGGCCTTCCTCCTCAAGGTGGAGCGCCTGGTGCAAGCCCACCGGGAGCTCGGCCATCTGGCGGCCCGGATAGACCCCCTGGGCCGGGAACGGCCGAGGCCCAGGGCGCTCACCCTCGAGGCCCACGGCCTCTCCCGGGAGGACCTGGCAAGGCCCCTCCCTCCCCCCTTCGGGGCCCCCAGCCTAGGAGCGCTTCTGGACCGCCTGGAGGCCACCTACCTCGGCCCGGTGGGGTGGGAGCTCGCCCACGTGGACCCCGAGGAGCGGGCCTGGCTCCTCGCCCAGGTGGAGTCCCCCTGGCCCCGGCCCGATCCCGAGACCAGGCGGCGGCTCCTCAGGGCCCTCATGGAGGCGAGCCTCTTTGAGGAGTTCCTGCAGCGGAAGTACCTGGGGGCCAAGACCTTCAGCGCCGAGGGCCTGGAAAGCCTCATCCCCCTCCTCCAAGAGGCCATCCTGGAGGCCGCGAGGCACGGGGTGCGGGAGGTGGTCCTGGGCATGGCCCACCGGGGGCGGCTCAACGTCTTGGCCCACGTGGTGGGCAAGCCCTTTGAGCGTATCTTCCGCGAGTTTGAGGAGATCTTCCCCGAGGGGTACTCAGGGGACGTGAAGTACCACCTGGGCTTCTCCAGCGACCGGGAAACCCCCTTTGGCCCGGTCCACGTCTCCTTGAACTTCAACCCAAGCCACCTGGAGTTCGTGAACCCCGTGACCCTGGGGAGGCTTCGCGCCAAGCAGGACCGCTTCGGCGACCGAGAGAGGCGGCGGGGCCTGGCCATTCTGGTCCACGGGGACGCCGCCTTTATCGGGGAGGGGATCGTCCAGGAGACCCTGAACCTCTCCGGGCTTCCGGGCTACCGGGTAGGGGGGACGCTCCACGTGGTGGCCAACAACCAGCTGGGCTTCACCACCCTGCCTTCCGAGTACACCTCCTGCCCCTACCCCACCGACGTGGCCAAGATGGTGGGCGCCCCCATCTTCCACGTGAACGCCGAGGCCCTGGACGAGCTCTGGTTTGCCCTCCGCCTGGCCCTCGCCTACCGCCAGCGCTACGGCAAGGACGTGGTCCTGGACCTCGTGGGCTACCGCCGGCGGGGGCACAACGAGTCGGACGAGCCCACCTTCACCCAGGCCCCCATGTACGCCCTCATCGCCAAGAAGCCCGCCCCCTGGCGGGTCTACGCCGAGCGCCTCCTGGCCGAGGGGGCCGTGGGGGAGGAGGAGCTTAAGGCCTGGCAGGAGGCCTACCTGGAGCGTTTGGAGGCCGAGTTCGCCCGGGTCAAGGCCGAGCCCGGCCCCGTGGTCCCCCACGGGCTTTCCGGGGTCTGGCAGGGCTATGTGGGCGGGCCCGACCACCGGGTGCCCGAGGCCGACACCCGGGTGCCCAAGGAGGCCCTAAAGAACCTCTTGGTGCGCCTTTCCACCCCCCCTGAGGGCTTCCGGGTGCACCCTAAGCTCAAGCGCTTCCTCGAGGCCCGCCAGGAGATGGCCGAGGAGAAGCGCCCCGTGGACTGGGCCGCCGCCGAGGCCCTGGCCTTGGCCACCCTGGCGGTAGAGGGGCACAGGGTCCGCCTCACGGGCCAGGACGCCCTAAGGGGCACCTTCACCCAGCGCCACGCCGCTCTCTACGACTACGAGACGGGGGAGCCCTATGTTCCCCTAAAGCACCTGGCGGAGGGGCAGGCGGAGGTGGAGATCTGGAACTCCCCCCTCTCCGAGGCCGGGGTCCTGGGCTTTGAGTACGGCTACAGCCTGGACTACCCCGAGGGCCTCGTGCTTTGGGAGGCCCAGTTCGGGGACTTCGTCAACGTGGCCCAAGTCTACATAGACCAGTTCCTGGCGAGCGCCGAGGCCAAGTGGAACCGCCTCTCGGGCCTCGTCCTCCTCCTGCCCCATGGCCTCGAGGGCCAGGGCCCCGAGCACTCCTCGGCGCGGCCTGAGCGCTTCCTCCAGCTCGCCGCCCGGGACAACCTGCAGATCGCCTACCCCACCACCCCCGCCCAGCTTTTCCACCTCCTCCGCCGCCAGGTGAAGCGCCCTATCCGCAAGCCCTTGGTGGTCCTCACCCCCAAGAGCCTCCTCCGCCACCCCGAGGTGGTCTCCCCCCTGGAGGAGCTCGCGGAAGGGCGCTTCCAGAAGGTGATCCCCGAGCGGGTCAAGGGGGCGAGGAAGGTCCTCCTCACCTCGGGCAAGGTCTACTACGACCTCCTGCAGCGGCGCCGGGAGCTTGGGGCCTTGGACGTGGCCATCCTGAGGCTGGAGCTCCTCTACCCCTTTCCCGAGGCCGAGCTTAGGGAGGCCCTCGGCTTCTACCCCAAGAAGGTCCCCGTGGTCTTTGTGCAGGAGGAGCCGGTGAACCAGGGGGCTTGGTGGTACCTCTCGGCCCGCTTCTGCGGGGAGATCTTTGGCCATCCCTTCTCCGTGGTGGCCCGGCCCGAGTCCCCGAGCCCCGCCGTGGGCTCCTCCAAGGTGCACCGGCTGGAGCAGGAGGAGCTCCTCGAGGAAGCCTTCAAGTGA
- the odhB gene encoding 2-oxoglutarate dehydrogenase complex dihydrolipoyllysine-residue succinyltransferase yields MQELKVPSVGESIVEVEIGAWLKGEGERFAQDEPLVELITDKATLELPAPFSGTLKQILKKTGETARVGETIALLEEGAAEARPQAPAEAPKEASPEPLAMPAALRLMQEKGVAPEEVRGTGLGGRILKEDVERHLREREAPSRPAEPAPPSPPPPSPQAPADKPWRVDEAVPMTPLRRRIAERLLQARQTTAMLTTFNEADMSAVIALRKELGEAFQKKHGVKLGFMSFFVKAVVQALKEIPELNAEIRDNHIVYHRYYDIGVAVGGGEGLVVPVIRDADRLSFAEIEQRIADFAERARTKKLRPEELMGGTFTITNGGVYGSLNSTPLLNPPQVGILGMHAIQERPVARDGQVVVRPMMYLALSYDHRIVDGREAVTFLRRVKELVENPVRLLLEV; encoded by the coding sequence GTGCAGGAGCTGAAAGTGCCCTCCGTGGGCGAGAGCATCGTGGAAGTGGAGATCGGCGCCTGGCTCAAGGGGGAGGGCGAGCGCTTCGCCCAGGACGAGCCTCTGGTGGAGCTCATCACCGACAAGGCCACCTTAGAGCTCCCCGCCCCCTTCTCGGGGACCCTGAAGCAGATCCTGAAGAAAACCGGGGAGACCGCCCGGGTGGGGGAGACCATCGCCCTCCTGGAGGAGGGGGCGGCGGAGGCCAGGCCCCAGGCGCCTGCCGAAGCCCCTAAGGAGGCTTCCCCGGAACCCCTGGCCATGCCTGCCGCCCTCCGCCTCATGCAGGAGAAGGGGGTCGCCCCGGAGGAGGTCCGGGGCACGGGCCTGGGCGGCCGCATCCTTAAGGAGGATGTGGAGCGCCACCTTAGGGAGCGGGAAGCGCCTTCCAGACCCGCCGAGCCCGCCCCACCTTCCCCTCCGCCCCCTTCTCCCCAGGCCCCCGCCGACAAGCCCTGGCGGGTGGACGAGGCCGTGCCCATGACCCCATTGCGCCGCCGGATCGCCGAGCGGCTTCTTCAGGCCCGCCAGACCACGGCCATGCTCACCACCTTCAACGAGGCGGACATGTCGGCGGTCATCGCCTTGAGGAAGGAACTCGGGGAGGCTTTCCAGAAGAAGCACGGGGTCAAGCTGGGCTTCATGAGCTTCTTCGTCAAGGCTGTGGTCCAAGCCCTCAAGGAGATCCCCGAGCTCAACGCCGAGATCCGGGACAACCACATCGTATACCACCGCTACTACGACATCGGGGTGGCCGTGGGCGGCGGGGAAGGGCTGGTGGTGCCCGTGATCCGGGACGCCGACCGGCTTTCCTTCGCCGAGATTGAGCAGAGGATCGCGGACTTCGCCGAGCGGGCCCGCACCAAGAAGCTCCGCCCTGAGGAGCTGATGGGCGGAACCTTCACCATCACCAACGGTGGGGTCTACGGTTCCTTGAACTCCACGCCCCTTTTGAACCCTCCCCAGGTGGGCATCCTAGGCATGCACGCTATCCAGGAGCGCCCCGTGGCCCGGGATGGGCAGGTGGTGGTCCGCCCCATGATGTACCTGGCCCTCTCCTACGACCACCGCATCGTGGACGGGCGGGAGGCGGTCACCTTCCTGCGCCGGGTCAAGGAGCTGGTGGAGAACCCTGTGAGGCTCCTTCTGGAGGTGTAG
- the lpdA gene encoding dihydrolipoyl dehydrogenase: MYDLLVIGAGPGGYVAAIRAAQLGMRVGVVEKEKALGGTCLRVGCIPSKALLETTERIYEAKKGLVGAKVKGVELDLKALMAHKDKVVQANTQGVEFLFKKNGIARHLGTARFLSDRKVLVEETGEELSARYLLIATGSAPLIPPWAQVDYERVVTSTEALAFPEVPERLIVVGGGVVGLELGVVWHRLGAEVLVLEYLDRILPTMDLEVSRAAERIFKKQGLILRTGVRVTAVFPQGKGARVELAGGEVLEADRVLVAVGRRPYTEGLGLENAGLAPDEKGRIPVDEHLRTRVPHIYAIGDVVRGPMLAHKASEEGIAAVEHMAKGFGHVDYQAIPSVVYTHPEVASVGYTEEELKAQGIPYKVGKFPYSASGRARAMGETEGFIKVLAHAKTDRILGVHGIGARVGDVLAEAGLALFFKASAEDLARAPHHHPSLSEILKEAALAAWDRPIHL; encoded by the coding sequence GTGTACGACCTCCTGGTGATCGGCGCCGGACCTGGGGGGTATGTGGCGGCCATCCGGGCGGCCCAGCTCGGGATGAGGGTGGGGGTGGTGGAGAAGGAGAAGGCCCTGGGGGGGACCTGCCTTAGGGTGGGGTGCATCCCCTCCAAGGCCCTCCTGGAGACCACCGAGCGCATCTACGAGGCCAAGAAGGGCCTGGTGGGGGCCAAGGTGAAGGGGGTGGAGCTGGACCTTAAGGCCCTCATGGCCCACAAGGACAAGGTGGTCCAGGCCAACACCCAGGGGGTGGAGTTCCTCTTCAAGAAGAACGGGATCGCCCGCCACCTGGGCACGGCCCGCTTCCTTTCCGACCGGAAGGTCCTGGTGGAGGAGACGGGGGAGGAGCTTTCCGCCCGCTACCTCCTCATCGCCACGGGAAGCGCCCCCCTCATCCCCCCCTGGGCCCAGGTGGACTACGAGCGGGTGGTGACCTCCACCGAGGCCCTGGCCTTCCCCGAGGTGCCGGAGAGGCTCATCGTGGTGGGGGGCGGGGTGGTGGGCCTCGAGCTCGGGGTGGTCTGGCACCGCCTGGGGGCGGAGGTCCTCGTCCTGGAGTACCTGGACCGGATCCTCCCCACCATGGACCTCGAGGTCTCCCGGGCGGCGGAGCGGATCTTCAAGAAGCAGGGCCTCATCCTTCGCACCGGGGTGCGGGTCACCGCCGTCTTTCCCCAAGGAAAGGGGGCCCGGGTAGAGCTTGCGGGGGGCGAGGTCCTGGAGGCGGACCGGGTGCTTGTGGCCGTGGGCCGGAGGCCCTACACCGAGGGGCTTGGCCTGGAAAACGCTGGGCTCGCCCCCGACGAGAAGGGCCGGATCCCCGTGGACGAGCACTTAAGGACCCGCGTTCCCCACATCTACGCCATTGGGGACGTGGTCCGCGGGCCCATGCTGGCCCACAAGGCGAGCGAGGAGGGGATCGCCGCCGTGGAGCACATGGCGAAAGGCTTCGGCCACGTGGACTACCAGGCCATCCCCAGCGTGGTCTACACCCACCCCGAGGTGGCCTCCGTGGGCTACACCGAGGAGGAGCTGAAGGCACAGGGCATCCCCTACAAGGTGGGGAAGTTCCCCTACTCCGCCTCGGGCCGCGCCCGGGCCATGGGGGAGACGGAGGGCTTCATCAAGGTCCTCGCCCACGCCAAGACGGACCGGATCCTGGGGGTCCACGGGATCGGGGCCCGGGTGGGGGACGTCCTGGCCGAGGCGGGCCTCGCCCTCTTCTTCAAGGCGAGCGCCGAGGATCTCGCCCGCGCCCCCCACCACCACCCCTCCCTTTCCGAGATCCTCAAGGAGGCGGCCCTGGCGGCGTGGGATAGGCCCATTCACCTCTAG
- a CDS encoding S8 family serine peptidase: MRKVLTSLLLGLAGLLTACGNLGQRASEGPAPLNPALATPPERQLVVGYRDEGNLEAVSRLLGARVIATLPELKAALLELPSGLAQAEAARRVLGLARYAEPNRFDRSPIPLPNPRTATQGIAPQAAFNDPLLPQQWWIPKIGAPAAWDQGGVGRGVTIGIVDTDFDRSHPDLCDQPARTRCLPGFNAFTLQAFAPTAPFQGQQNRDTHGSGSAGMAAALSNNGQYVAGVAGGNGNPSTAARLRPLVIFGGQNGGYAGDFGVAQALVWAVDHGVDVLNNSWGGGGYSYLLKEAFDYALLHGVIVVASAGNDYRDAYHLPSGLPGLIAVAATNPYDEKTGFSTYGPWVDLSAPGEDVLTTFVNLGTGTWLFGGTSAAGPVVAGSAAVVLQVLRDNGLNPTPYQVLRILQQTADPVQGPVDVVAGMGAGRVNVGRAVQMARGLQSPSQLPPPGSQIGILVLNKGSDARLAPGGLVTTDLLPFVPFSNVTLVHQSGKQMYAQTSPAGPALFLESPPGQYQVLVGGPSQIFLGGSEDPVQGAVSVLPGGEALAVLRQQADPYEVTPGNPLARNDTPQKATDLGQLFGPLPPAFTLSAAFDSNNLAQFGLPQGGPDVDVYALSLQQGQTLALRAASRLVGGLGTVKLTLLAPDGTTVLASAQESPSSPAQISYQASQAGTYYLKLEEANGQQGPGYFYRLGVGLGASAPAF; the protein is encoded by the coding sequence ATGCGGAAGGTTCTCACCAGCCTCCTCCTCGGCCTGGCCGGCCTCCTGACTGCCTGCGGCAACCTGGGCCAGCGGGCCTCGGAAGGTCCAGCCCCCCTCAACCCCGCCCTGGCCACCCCCCCCGAGCGGCAGCTCGTGGTGGGCTACCGGGACGAGGGGAACCTCGAGGCGGTGTCCCGCCTCCTGGGGGCGCGGGTGATCGCCACCCTGCCCGAGCTCAAGGCCGCCCTCCTGGAACTCCCCTCGGGGCTTGCCCAGGCCGAGGCCGCCCGGCGCGTCCTGGGCCTGGCCCGGTACGCCGAGCCCAACCGCTTTGACCGAAGCCCCATCCCCCTGCCCAACCCTAGGACTGCCACCCAAGGGATCGCCCCCCAGGCGGCCTTCAACGACCCCCTCCTCCCCCAACAGTGGTGGATCCCCAAGATCGGGGCCCCGGCGGCCTGGGACCAGGGCGGGGTGGGCCGGGGGGTGACCATCGGCATCGTGGATACCGACTTTGACCGCAGCCACCCCGACCTCTGCGACCAGCCCGCCCGCACCCGGTGTCTCCCCGGGTTCAACGCCTTCACCCTCCAGGCCTTCGCCCCCACCGCCCCCTTCCAGGGGCAGCAAAACCGCGACACCCACGGCTCGGGCTCCGCCGGAATGGCCGCGGCCCTCTCCAACAACGGGCAGTACGTGGCGGGAGTGGCCGGAGGCAACGGCAACCCCAGCACCGCCGCCCGCCTCAGGCCCCTGGTCATCTTCGGAGGGCAGAACGGAGGGTACGCGGGGGACTTCGGGGTGGCCCAAGCCCTGGTCTGGGCGGTGGACCACGGGGTGGACGTGCTCAACAACTCCTGGGGCGGGGGAGGGTACAGCTACCTCCTCAAGGAGGCCTTTGACTACGCCCTTCTCCACGGGGTCATTGTGGTGGCCTCCGCGGGCAACGATTACCGCGATGCCTACCACCTCCCCTCCGGCCTGCCCGGGCTCATCGCCGTGGCCGCCACCAACCCCTACGACGAGAAGACGGGCTTTTCCACCTACGGCCCTTGGGTGGACCTCTCGGCCCCCGGCGAGGACGTCCTCACCACCTTTGTCAACCTAGGGACGGGCACCTGGCTTTTCGGTGGCACCTCGGCGGCGGGACCCGTGGTGGCTGGCTCGGCCGCGGTGGTCCTCCAGGTGCTCAGGGATAACGGGCTCAACCCTACCCCCTACCAGGTGCTCCGGATCCTCCAACAAACGGCCGACCCCGTGCAGGGACCGGTAGACGTGGTCGCCGGAATGGGGGCAGGCCGGGTCAACGTGGGCCGGGCGGTTCAAATGGCCCGGGGCCTGCAAAGCCCGAGCCAGCTCCCCCCTCCCGGAAGCCAGATCGGGATCCTGGTGCTCAACAAAGGCTCCGACGCCCGCCTCGCCCCTGGGGGCCTCGTCACCACCGACCTCCTACCCTTCGTCCCCTTCAGCAACGTCACCCTGGTCCACCAAAGCGGCAAGCAGATGTACGCCCAAACCAGCCCCGCAGGCCCGGCCCTCTTCCTGGAGAGCCCTCCGGGCCAGTACCAGGTGCTGGTGGGCGGGCCGAGCCAGATCTTCTTAGGCGGCAGCGAGGACCCCGTCCAGGGGGCGGTGAGCGTCCTCCCCGGGGGGGAAGCCCTCGCGGTGCTAAGGCAACAGGCGGACCCCTACGAGGTCACGCCGGGGAACCCGCTGGCCCGGAACGACACGCCCCAAAAGGCCACAGACCTCGGCCAGCTCTTCGGCCCTCTCCCCCCGGCCTTCACCCTGAGCGCCGCCTTTGACTCCAACAACCTGGCCCAGTTCGGCCTGCCCCAGGGGGGACCGGACGTGGACGTCTACGCGCTTTCCCTCCAACAGGGGCAAACCCTGGCTTTGCGGGCGGCAAGCCGCCTGGTGGGGGGCCTGGGCACGGTGAAGCTCACCCTTCTCGCCCCGGACGGCACCACCGTTTTGGCTAGCGCCCAGGAAAGCCCCTCGAGCCCCGCCCAGATCTCCTACCAAGCCTCCCAAGCCGGCACCTACTACCTCAAGCTGGAGGAGGCCAACGGCCAGCAGGGCCCCGGCTACTTCTACCGGCTCGGCGTGGGCCTAGGCGCCAGCGCGCCGGCCTTCTAA
- a CDS encoding carboxypeptidase regulatory-like domain-containing protein has translation MGRWPWLMAALGVILAACGQAPSDTAKPTVALTQPVDRQTLNTQSVTVQGTAQDNVGVTRVTYQLNGGPEQGVAITPGRNVSFSFQVTLNPGPNTLQVNAYDAAGNKGMASVEVVFGTLALTGLVVDNNAGAPVVGSTVTVDGLPAATATDSNGAFTLYLPPGTYHLNFAKPGYAGSRIENLLLLQGNLGPLKVIQKQAANPSLPTAPPQLTVTTGAGGCGNLPAGQDFSTVTQAQGCVPFRIQAQAQGAGNMIRYIYAALGKTPGSAFFTSPRFIWTADTNGPDTGNRTLSGASVAGISGPTTFEVVVYDVNENRTHRLYYLNFSQTFASPAVTPVSNFQVLAVTLAQAIGFYGPPKPAVLRLPGTEEVRLEGAPSPDSTLWVQLSWQYSGTNPDRFEVYRSFDGQNFTKIATLGGAARSYNDASPELRVGQRVYYRVDAVGQNVAPGPVLATTPLDRFTVHLLSPAKYATGVSVTPTLSWSVSQKVGDLRLFAPFLLDYPQQGEFFVWAPYSLNNGLLFSDQTLTVNGNTYSVPYNQDGSAVLPRLEAFHSYSFDLSAAAVGLDPSNPNRIEAISIAQDLWNVFHPLQACNFGGPVCTGEWNEFVTGDGSY, from the coding sequence ATGGGGCGCTGGCCGTGGCTTATGGCGGCTTTGGGGGTGATCCTGGCCGCCTGCGGCCAAGCCCCTTCCGACACCGCCAAGCCCACCGTCGCCCTCACCCAGCCCGTGGATCGGCAGACCCTCAACACGCAGAGCGTGACCGTTCAGGGCACGGCCCAGGACAACGTGGGGGTTACCCGCGTCACCTACCAGCTCAACGGAGGGCCGGAGCAGGGAGTGGCCATCACCCCGGGGCGCAACGTTTCCTTCAGCTTTCAAGTCACCCTGAACCCGGGGCCCAACACCCTTCAGGTCAACGCCTACGACGCGGCGGGGAACAAGGGGATGGCCTCGGTCGAAGTGGTCTTCGGCACCCTCGCCCTCACCGGCCTGGTGGTGGACAACAACGCCGGGGCCCCGGTCGTCGGAAGCACGGTCACCGTGGACGGGCTGCCCGCCGCGACCGCGACCGACAGCAACGGCGCCTTCACCCTTTACCTTCCCCCTGGAACCTACCACCTGAACTTCGCCAAGCCGGGCTATGCCGGTAGCCGCATAGAGAACCTCCTCCTCCTCCAGGGGAACCTGGGCCCCCTCAAGGTGATCCAAAAGCAGGCCGCAAACCCGAGCCTGCCCACCGCCCCCCCACAGCTCACCGTCACCACCGGGGCCGGAGGCTGCGGCAACCTTCCCGCAGGGCAGGACTTCTCCACGGTGACCCAGGCCCAGGGATGCGTCCCCTTCCGCATCCAGGCCCAGGCCCAGGGAGCGGGCAACATGATCCGCTACATCTACGCGGCCCTGGGGAAGACCCCCGGCTCGGCCTTCTTCACCAGCCCGCGCTTCATCTGGACGGCCGACACGAACGGTCCGGACACCGGCAACCGGACCCTCTCGGGGGCCAGCGTGGCCGGCATCAGCGGCCCCACCACCTTTGAGGTGGTGGTCTACGACGTGAACGAGAACCGGACCCACCGCCTCTACTACCTGAACTTCAGCCAAACCTTTGCGAGCCCCGCCGTTACCCCGGTCAGCAACTTCCAGGTCCTCGCCGTCACCCTGGCTCAGGCCATCGGCTTTTATGGCCCGCCCAAGCCCGCGGTGCTCCGCCTGCCGGGCACGGAGGAGGTGCGGCTGGAAGGGGCCCCAAGCCCAGACAGCACCCTCTGGGTCCAGCTCTCATGGCAGTACAGCGGGACCAACCCCGACCGCTTTGAGGTCTACCGCTCCTTTGACGGCCAGAACTTCACCAAGATCGCCACCCTCGGGGGGGCCGCCCGGTCCTACAACGACGCCAGCCCCGAGCTCAGGGTGGGCCAGCGGGTCTACTACCGGGTGGACGCAGTGGGCCAGAACGTGGCCCCGGGCCCCGTGCTCGCTACCACGCCCCTGGACCGCTTCACCGTGCACCTGCTGAGCCCGGCCAAGTACGCCACGGGGGTCTCGGTCACCCCTACCCTCTCCTGGAGCGTAAGCCAGAAGGTGGGGGACCTCCGCCTCTTCGCCCCCTTCCTCCTGGACTACCCCCAGCAGGGCGAGTTCTTCGTCTGGGCGCCCTACAGCCTCAACAATGGCCTCTTGTTCAGCGACCAGACCCTCACGGTGAACGGCAACACCTACAGCGTTCCCTACAACCAGGACGGCTCCGCGGTGCTGCCCCGCCTCGAGGCCTTCCACAGCTACTCCTTTGACCTTTCCGCGGCGGCGGTGGGCCTGGACCCCAGTAACCCGAACCGGATAGAGGCCATCTCCATCGCCCAAGACCTTTGGAACGTGTTCCATCCCCTCCAGGCCTGCAACTTTGGCGGCCCGGTCTGCACCGGAGAGTGGAACGAGTTCGTGACCGGAGATGGGAGCTACTAG